The genomic window tcggtaaccttctttcaagaattggctgaaaaaaaacttcaaaaacaaaaccattcctttttcaaagtggacgtttccgaattacaattttacccattcacatttttctttctgttttaaatttttttcaagatcgatgggtcttgttttaaaaatttatgctaaaaagcacataacatttatttatcatgcctctttcagttgaagaatgtgctaggatcatggcttttctggaactaggcatcagtatgcgtcgcactgcaagaatggtgggtgtgacggtacgaacggtccagaaggtaaagcaaaggtacgaagagactggacatcatctgaggagaccttgtaatggcagacccaggtgtaccagtgcccgagaagatcgttatattatttccaatgttttaagaaatcgccaccaaaatgcagttgaagtccagcaacagctacttcagacccggagggactacattagtgacagtacagtgagaagaagacatgctgaagcaaatttgaaaccccgaggACCAGCgagtggaggcagtgtacatgtatgggctggcatatcttcagaaggtcgcacagagctagtagccatagaaaatggcaccctcactgggcaaagatatgctcaagagattctcaatgagtatgcagggccgtatttagcaaatatggatgatggatcgatgctgatgcatgataatgcccggccacacacggctcatatcgtacaagagtatatattcagaaggtcggtatcagcgtgatggcttggctatcaagaagtcctgatctcaacccgattgaacacgcctgggatgagcttgggaggctagtcagaaatcgcagaccaccacctaccctcagggcactaaagcaggccctggtagaagaatgggagaatattccccaatatcggctccgaaacctagtgttcagtatgccaaaccggctcgaagctgtaatcagagctcgaggaggcaataccagttattaaaaattaaataacatgtgatacattttagttgaatttttttacactaaactaaaaatgtctattttcattgttttatcttttttaagttaaaaatgttacaaatgtataattttagtttctaagattaaagcctataaaatttacaacaaaacgtttttaatctgaaatctctaccttctatagttaagaaaaaaatttaatttgaacagtgtgatacttttgcaggccagtgtatcaTATGTTGGATGCCTGGGATATGTAAGAAATACTTTAAGTCGGCTCACATTCTAGCGTTCTACAAAGGTCAGGTCCAGCCACTTGGAGTGGTCTTATATCTGGTGTGGTGTacaccagtatcagctcgaaccattacACAGCTTGCATCGCAGGGCTTCAAACTGTCGGGGATCTAGTAGGTACTCTGTCGTAAAGACGCCGCATCACTATGTGcctttctaaataaaataataaatagtgagTGAATACTCACTACTTATTACGGGAAGTGTtggacctgattcctgtcgccgacaCGCCATGAACTTGTGTTTGTGTGTTGCGTCCTGACACTCGGTTCCACGTGAAGTGCGGTGTTCAAGGAATTTTCTGCCACGTACAAGCAAGCTGTCGAAAAAGCTTCATTTGCAGTGTTTTCAAAATACATGTTGGGCACTTACTCAAGCCTGAGGCACAATATATAAGATAGCAGGTGTTGTTTTTATCGACCTGATAGGTACCTATCTATCTCGAATCATTCCCCACACCATTAGGTATATTTTCGTACTAAAAGTGCAGAGTAACACATGCCTTCACTCGCTGATTGTAATGTATGACCAGGCATAACTTTATACAGAATAATTcgataacttatttttattcgaTAGGATATACTTTGAAGTTGgtacaatataaatttttggAAACAATTTCGATCATAATAATGAGCCTGTATGttagtagtattttatttattagtagatTATAGCTACAAAAAACagactttttaataataaagtccacttttactttactttttatacttagtctgaccataaatacggttacaattaaaaataaacaaaatattacatttgaatttggaatctgtcattttcattatgattgttcattgagttttctcattttggagCTCCGGTAAGGAGTATTATTGTTCTGTATTTTGGCGCCAATAGGTACATTGTGCAATATTTTTCGATAAAGAGAaccgctgtgattgcattacacaaagtacaAGGTGGGCCAAAAGAAATCATCCTATTGGAAGATGCTCTCATTTTTGCAAATGGCCGCCAATGTCAAATCTGTTTTGACATTTATGGACTAGACAGATGCAGAATACAAGTGAACAAGCCATGGAGCAGTACACTCCCCAAGAACGTGGAATAATTGTGTCTATTTTTTTGCGTAACCATTCGGCCGTCTGACACCGACTGCGCAAACACTGCGCCGTTTGGCCACCAACCGTGAAGAGTATGGGACCACACGAGACGTTGCCAAGAGTGGGCGGCCCCGGAGCGCCCGTTCTGCCGAGAATATCGCCGCAGTTGCCGAGGATGTCGTGCAGTCGCCGGAAAAATCGACCAGACGCCGTCTCACGCAATTCGCCATCAACCGGACGTCCCTAAGGCGAATTTTGGTCAAAGACCTGCGCGTGTTCCCGTACAAAGTCCAGTCCGTGCATCAGCTGCTGCCTGCCGACCGCCATACCTGCGTAACCTACGCCCAAGCCATCCTCAATCTCGAAGAAGAAGTGGACGATTTTTCGACCAAAATCATAATGAGCGATGAGGCTCATTTCCACCTCCGCAAAACTATCGCTTCAGGGGCACCGAAAATCCACGAGTGATGCACGAGGAGCCATTACACCCGCTCAAAGTTACTGCATGGTGCGCTGTGCACGCTGGAGGAGTCATAGGGCCATTTTTTCGAGAACGCCGCTAGCCAAACGACAATAGTGGACGGTACGCGCTATAAGGCCATGTTGACCGAGTTTTTTCTGCCGCAATTGGACGAATTAGGACTGCAAGACATGTGGTTTCAACAGGACGGGGCAACGGCACACACTGCGCGAGCCACAACCGATATTCCAAAGGCGGCGTTTCCGGGTCGCCTCATCTCTCGTTTTGGCGATTTGCGATGGCCCGCAAGATCGCCCGATTTAACCGTTTCAGACTTTTTTGTGGGGTTTTTTGAAGTCCCGTGTTATCGTGAACAAGCCGGATACTCTGGAAGCCCTCAAGGACAACATTTGACACGAGTGTGAGAATCTGTCGCCCGAAGTTCTCgctgaaatgatgaaaaatGCCATAAAACGAGCCCGTTTGGCAATTAATTGTGACGGCGCCCCTTTGGCCGATATCATCTTCTCGACTTGACCACTGCAATTCTAAAGgttcaaataaacataatcaaAAATCAGAATCGAAGTTTTTCATTTAGCAAAAAAAAGAGAGCCAAACAACATCGGATGACTTCTTTTGGCCCACCCTGTAGGTATGGCCATACCTACGGAGAGAGTATGGaggaatttttaaaactctccatacgcttggttttagtaaaatgtttgtgtaccgggctattaataggtacaatgagacctcctctgtttgtgacataAACAAATCTgaccgtccacgtagtgttcgtacgaaaaaggtagtcaaagcagtaagggaattAAATCGACGAAATCCTGTTCGAAAGCAAAAGATTATCTCGGGAGGTGAAGAGAGTACCTAGAACGATCTCTCATATTATAAAAGATAGGAATTGTACCTAGCCTATAGCCTAGcacggtctacgcagtcttggttggaaacgaacctTTCGGACTTCACCacagctgaagactggccgttcgtctagtcccgatcttaatccgctggatgaTTTATAGTCAGTTTTAAAGAGTACGGCtcgctctaaacgccatgataatttggagccCCTAAAACAATCCTTACGATTgtcagtgaagaattttcccatggaaagagtgcctGCTTCTATAGATAaatggcctcaacgtttaattttttttatatttatgtattaaactaacacactgtaaaagtaataaaataaatcaaatcaaaatcactttattcgtgtagctcacgaaaatgacacttatgaatgtaaaaaaaaatcttataaaatcacTAATTATTATCATTCGTAAAGGGttttgagctaatgagaaacctatttgcaatagaaatttttttattctatgtttcagtatttatggcaagactaggtataacCTCAATAACTAAGTTCTTAATGGTATTTCAGTTGTTAATTAAACTGTTCATTGTCGAAAATTAAGGACATTTGGAAATAgcaattaaaacaaacaaaacaaataacgataaaaatatatttcagtataCAAAACTTCTGATTAAATcacataaaatacaaatatatataaacaatcaTCAAAAACTACTCTTAAATCTAAATTTATTTCTTCTCATATTTGTAAAAGCCTTCTCCAGTTTTAAGACCCAGTTTCCCTTCAGCAACATGTTTGTCCAAGATAGGTATGGGATTAAACAATGGTTGTTCAGGATACTTTTTGTGCCAACCATCAAGGATGAACTTGGTGGTATCAAGACCCACATAGTCGGCCAACTCGATGGGTCCCATTGGATATCCTGCTCCCAGCTTCATTGCTATGTCAATATCACGGGCAGATGCATCACCTGAAACattaagatacacaattccatgttataaattgtatatattaactGATGTGTTTTCCATGGAACATAATAAATCTCTATGTTAGATAAAATGAGCTTAAAGAAGTTTCTGCTTAGAAAACTAAACAGCATGTACAAAAAAGCAGTTACATTGaacattccatctttaaaatgGTAGATGGAGTTTGCaaagcatgccggctagattatgggtagcacaacagCGCccatttttgccgtgaagcaataatgtttaacataactgtgtttcggtctgaagggcgccaattagctagtgaaattactggacaaatatgacttaacatctcaaggtgatgagcgcaattatagtgccgctcagaattattgtgtttttcaataatcctgagcggcactgcttttgtaatgggcatggtgtatcaattaccatcagctgaacgtcctgctcgtctcgtcccttattttcaattaaaataagattTCGTTATGTTTGGTTACAACAAATAAGTAGCAAGTACCTCTCTCCAACAATCTCAAAGCTTCAGCCATGTATGGTACCAGTAGTCTGTTCACCACAAACCCTGGAGTATCCTTGCATGTGATGCAGGTCTTGCCAATAGACTTGCCCCATTCCATCATAGTTTTATAAGTGGCTTCAGAGGTTTCTGCTCCACGGACCACCTCCAGCAACCTCATTACAGGCACTGGGTTGAAGAAATGGAGGCCACCAaatctatattaataaataaaacacattctattatatttaatcactGACAttcaataaacaactagattcacaatcacgctcaaaaattgtttgaggcaaaactctgcctacgcgtgagttgtgtttcgaccgcgctttgaataaaATGCCACGCAGTGACAAGTGATGGAGTGTTGTATTTCATGTGTTtcttttaattaacaaaaatgtgtaacaaaatttatgtttataatcaTTTCACTTTGCTAAAACGAAATGTTCTTGTGTTCGCATCCGTCTCGCGCGTGACGTCACGTTACTACTTATAATGAGCGTCTACAACAGACATTACTTCCacaaggtgttaatttgaatcaattttttaatgttatctgtgttaatatacgtatatacaacgccactcggacatttttggcgaccttttaataggcgattgggattagtttattattattattgtctagttgtttattgtatgtcAATGTATTGAATACATTCTATTATTTgatatagttttagttttacATAATAACCAAAATGGGTTGTGACAacgattaatattttatagggTGGTTATGCCAAGAAAACGGAAAATCAACAACTATTAATTAATGTACTAATCTTGTTTCCTATATGAAAGAAAAACAAGAAATATGATATGGGCTATAATTAATTAGCTTACTTGTCCTTTCTCTTCACTATAGATGCAATCTCATTTATTGATAGTGAAGATGTGTTTGATGCAAAAATTGTGTGACTTGGTGCAGCCTggaaaaagtataatttatatttaattaattaataaatggtaAGTGTTTAAATGATTGGAAAATACTCCATCCAATTGTGCCCAAGTTTTagccaaattatttttatagcttaGTAGATTGTATGTACCACCCAATACGATACTAAACTACTTTACTGGTTTAAGACGAAAAAGCTGCTCATACAATAATACAATGACACTTATGTACTAACTTAGGTACCCATCTACCCTATAGCCTCAAACACAAATTCATATGAAAAAGATTAGCAATATATAACAACAGCAGCTGAAATGGAGATGTACTGAGCATTTACTCTTTTGTTAGTATGAAAAGTTGAGGTCCTTTTTGGCTTTGATTCATCAATAGTGAGTCACTACTTAAAGCTGACCCACATTTGACCATGAGCAATGCATAAATACTGAAATAGTCCACGATTTAgtactttgtgaaaataattactTGCAGCTTTATAGAACAGTGTATGTTTGTATTCAATGGTGTAGAGACATTGCTTTATGGTGCATTATCAATTGCATGTATCACAGTGAGTGTTTCAAAGACCTATTTGACCTGATCTCTACTACCTAATTACACCTTTGCACCTCAAGCGACCAAAACTATGTTCAAAAATCAGTATGGTACCAATACAAAAAGAGCTAATACCTATCTAATAATCTACCTATAAGACCAGGAAcactagtgttgcaagagagacCTGGTTGGTGGTGGTCACTACCAATCAGGTAAATGCTTGTTCATGtccttattccataaaaaaataaatgaatatctaTTTGATGGTTGATGTAGAACTTACGCTATCCAGTTTCTGGAAGAGTTGGTGCTTAACATCAATGTTTTCGACAATAGCTTCCACAACCAAGTCTGCTGTCTGGACGGCACTCACTGGATCAGTTGAAGTCTTGATGCGGGCCAGGGATTCTGTCACAAATTTCTCTGCTTCTTGAGGATTCTCTTTAAACACTTTTTTGGCTACTTTACCCAAGTTAATGTTGATTGATTTTTGTGATTTGGACAAGACATCTGCATTAACATCTACTAGGGTCACATTTTGACCCGCTTGAGCTGTTACCTGgacaaattaacattaaattacaCCGCTAACCACAAAAGCTCTATGCAAACCAGTATATCATTGAAAATAGTTAGTATGAATCCTGCCAAGAACAACTAGCTACCAATCTTATAGcaaaataaacacaatatttgTCTAAACTAAATAGACCAGGTATAGACCTGGTGCATGTTGAACCAGGTATAGATTTGTCTGACTGTCAAAAAACTACCTTCCCAAAAGTTTGATAGTGGATACCTTACTTGGTGTATGTTGGTTTATTTTTTGATGGTTTCTGCGTTCAAGCAGGGTTTGCCCTTAGGTAGGACTAGGGCTGTATGTGAACTTTATCATAGAATTgggaagaaaaataaaaaattatcttcACTGTGTTTAAAAATCTATTATATGACATGGATACCAACACACGAACCTTACTTAAAGGATGGTATTATTCCTTTAATTGGTAGTCTGTAATGAAGTTGCAAGATATTATGGGCTACAGTACTCAATTTCCAATACcaggttatttatttaatttatcgttttcaaatatttttattcaaaattggattcaAAACTAAACGACATATACCCATTCAAAATACCTGCAGGTATGCCTATCTATCACGGTGGTAATTCTACTTTTAAAACTGATACGAAAGCACAATTACACAAAAAAGCTATATTCCTTGGTACAAAAGCTAAACCTACCTGAGCTATACCAGATCCCATTAAGCCGCCACCGATAATAGTAACATTCTTGATAGCACTTTGAAGAGCCGATGAACTCGACAAGTTTCTTACGATAATTCCAAACTGAATCATTTTAACGCCAATTATAACGATAAttccaaaaaatacaatataataaaaggaACCTCAGTCCCGAaagaaaattgaaataaaaagtaaaactaaataaaacgtTATCTATGTACAAAGTTCATTTCATCTGAAACTTCAAAGTTCTAACTTTCACTACCTACTTGTCGTGCAGTTAAAGAATGGGATTGGTCATTGGTCATTAGAATTGAATCTTGAAGTTTGTAGGTACCATAGATAAAATATCCCACTGACGTTAGTAGATTGGCAATGCAAATCGAGCGAGACCAAAAACTGAATgcttaaaaacttattaaactATTCAATCTGCAGAAAATTCTACTCATCGAAATATGTACATTGTACCTAATTGAACTTAGAACACGATTtcgaaaactaaattttttatttttaaattgacgTAGATACATACGAATACGTTACctaccaaaatatattttaaataccttATCGTTACTACTTCAGGCGGCAGTTTTttaagaggcatttattttctcaaaattgattcctttagaattctttttgatgtcatttcttatactactaccgcttcggaaacaaatggcgctctgagagagaagaagcggcgcatgaaactctcccagcattctattttttgcgctcttttcaataaaaatatacaatattgtacagtcgctataatataatcacaatctagtcccaggctgtccgatcatttagatattcagcagtggagtaataggattaacgacagagccatttttttataaaacatttaaatttatttatagataatgcctgaatagtggctgggactttattgtagaagtgtatacatttacccttaaagctattttacattattacttatgtaataattactttatattatgatttattttattaggttcCTTTTGCTAGGTTCAGCTTTGGTTATCCAGACTAAGTTCAAAGGAAAATAGCACttctcaataatataaataagaccAAAAATTGAATGAGGTCTTGTGGATTTTGTCATTTAGCGAGTCAACGGCATTTCGTGCGTGATAAAAAATTAAGACAATCGACTTAGTCGGTATGTACCAAAGAGTTaggtaatgttttattaaatagtatgtaattatatacctaatatattGAGTCAATTTAATGAAGGAAGTCCCATGGCATTAAATAGAACTAATTAAGTATTATTCTATTACGTGGATGATCACTGAATTTTTGTCAAAACCTGCTAAGACCAAAGAGTGTAATATAATCACTAGGCTAGCAACATTTCTTCCCAAAAATATGATTGCAGCGCCGCGTCTGCGAGAATTCTTTCATGAAATGGACTTTATTCATTTcgtttatcattttcaaaataaagtTGTCACTTGTCAGTTGTTGTAACAAATTTGACAGCTTGATATAAATAACTGtcattgaaattgataaatgtaaacaaaacaaattctgACAGAAACAACTCTTAATTTCAAATAATGTTCTTAATTAATACACTTGCTTGTGATAAATTGTTCTTAAGTATTCccagtgataataataatatgaaagtaCTGTGTTTTTTGTGATACCAGTTTAAATATCTCAATGTCAGGTAAGAACCGCCGAGTGTCTTTATCTTATCTTCACAATTTTTATCAGATTCAAAGTAACCATTTTTGAATGTTCGCCTATATTAAACCTGTATACTGAGTATTTTAGCGTGAGTAGTGAAATCGACAACACGTTACGATGAATAAATTAATCGGAGTCAGGTATTTTTCTAATAGTATGGTATTAAATGCTATTAAATCAGTGACTGTGGTTGGAGGTGGTCTAATGGGAAATGGAATTGCTCAGGTAAGCcgtttaataacattaaattggaataaatttaaaacagacaAGCAGTGTACACTGTACGTAATATCTAAGATTAACCTAGTTACCTACAGTAGGTTGTGTAGTGGAGTCAGGCTTTATCATTCATTATTTACTTAAGTTAATACTTATGGTATATCATTATGGTAATCCATAATGATATaccattattacattatttatacatattataagttactaggaaaacaaataaatacagaGATATTTATACTTGGCAACTCTTCTGCTAATTAATAATTcctgataaataattaatacagtGTGCAATATTCGGTTAAAGTTAAGTATTATGCTG from Leptidea sinapis chromosome 7, ilLepSina1.1, whole genome shotgun sequence includes these protein-coding regions:
- the LOC126965318 gene encoding hydroxyacyl-coenzyme A dehydrogenase, mitochondrial-like, which translates into the protein MIQFGIIVRNLSSSSALQSAIKNVTIIGGGLMGSGIAQVTAQAGQNVTLVDVNADVLSKSQKSININLGKVAKKVFKENPQEAEKFVTESLARIKTSTDPVSAVQTADLVVEAIVENIDVKHQLFQKLDSAAPSHTIFASNTSSLSINEIASIVKRKDKFGGLHFFNPVPVMRLLEVVRGAETSEATYKTMMEWGKSIGKTCITCKDTPGFVVNRLLVPYMAEALRLLERGDASARDIDIAMKLGAGYPMGPIELADYVGLDTTKFILDGWHKKYPEQPLFNPIPILDKHVAEGKLGLKTGEGFYKYEKK